A section of the Microcoleus sp. FACHB-68 genome encodes:
- a CDS encoding metallophosphoesterase, with protein MSITRRQFLIFSSLTGFGLAALGKTLQGHTAQSAAGYAITATAEEAATIASLRLSRPIFRFVSLADTGTGTRGQYVVAKAMTRYHQQHPFDLAILAGDNIYDTGEIQKIEAVFEKPYQPLLDAGVKFQACLGNHDIATDNGTPQVKYAGFNMSGRYYTFRRDSIQFFALDTNYNADWKTQLPWLEKELSASDAPWKIVFGHHPVYSAGLHGSSKKLKQILRPLFEKYNVRLYINGHDHNYERTQVVKGTTYLTCGAGAGTRPVGHSEVTAHSVSKLSFAAIDIYPTHILLSGIDKNNQIFDQGIILLNS; from the coding sequence ATGAGCATTACACGCCGTCAGTTTCTAATTTTCAGCAGCCTCACCGGCTTTGGGTTAGCTGCGCTAGGCAAAACCCTTCAGGGACACACTGCCCAAAGTGCGGCTGGCTATGCCATTACTGCCACTGCAGAAGAAGCGGCGACAATCGCCTCTTTACGCCTCAGCCGGCCAATTTTTCGCTTTGTTTCCCTGGCAGACACCGGCACCGGCACTCGCGGACAATATGTTGTTGCTAAGGCGATGACTCGCTACCATCAGCAACACCCCTTTGATTTAGCAATTCTTGCCGGCGACAATATTTACGACACTGGTGAAATTCAAAAAATTGAGGCTGTTTTTGAAAAACCTTATCAGCCCTTGCTTGATGCAGGAGTGAAATTTCAAGCCTGTCTCGGCAATCACGATATTGCCACCGATAATGGCACCCCTCAAGTGAAATATGCCGGTTTCAATATGTCTGGGCGCTACTATACATTTCGCCGCGATTCCATCCAATTTTTTGCGTTAGATACCAATTACAACGCAGATTGGAAAACGCAACTTCCCTGGTTAGAAAAAGAACTTAGCGCCAGCGATGCCCCTTGGAAAATTGTATTTGGTCATCATCCCGTTTATTCTGCCGGCTTACATGGCAGCAGTAAGAAATTAAAGCAAATCTTACGGCCTCTTTTTGAGAAATATAACGTCCGTCTTTACATCAACGGCCATGATCACAATTATGAACGCACCCAAGTTGTTAAAGGCACAACTTATTTAACGTGTGGTGCCGGCGCAGGAACCAGGCCGGTTGGTCATTCTGAAGTAACGGCTCATTCTGTCAGTAAGCTAAGTTTTGCCGCCATTGATATCTATCCCACACACATATTGCTCAGTGGAATAGATAAAAATAATCAAATTTTCGATCAAGGAATTATTTTATTAAACAGCTAA